Proteins encoded in a region of the Coffea eugenioides isolate CCC68of chromosome 4, Ceug_1.0, whole genome shotgun sequence genome:
- the LOC113769498 gene encoding putative lipid-binding protein AIR1, producing MASKTPFSATFLLINLLVFTLLTPSYSCGTCGNPRRGTGRGGGMGKGTGTGGGNDSGSGAGSAGRCPRDALKLGVCANVLGLIGVTIGSPPTLPCCSLLQGLADLEAAVCLCTTIRANVLGINLNVPVSLSLILNNCGRNTPNGFICP from the coding sequence ATGGCATCCAAAACCCCATTCTCAGCAACCTTTCTCCTCATCAACCTTCTCGTCTTCACTCTACTCACCCCCTCATATTCATGTGGCACCTGCGGCAACCCAAGACGGGGCACAGGCAGAGGCGGTGGAATGGGAAAAGGAACAGGAACGGGAGGCGGGAATGACAGTGGATCAGGAGCAGGATCAGCAGGAAGGTGCCCTAGAGATGCTCTAAAACTGGGTGTGTGCGCAAATGTGCTTGGATTGATTGGAGTCACCATCGGTTCTCCTCCTACCCTACCGTGCTGCAGCTTGCTTCAAGGCCTAGCAGACCTTGAGGCAGCAGTTTGCCTTTGCACCACCATTCGAGCAAATGTGCTGGGGATCAATCTAAACGTTCCAGTTTCTCTCAGTCTCATTCTCAACAATTGCGGTAGAAATACTCCTAACGGCTTCATCTGCCCTTAG